In Mongoliitalea daihaiensis, one DNA window encodes the following:
- a CDS encoding phosphosulfolactate synthase: protein MNYILKNLPVRTEKPRTSGFTMVMDKGLSIREVENFLSANSDFVDIVKLGWATSYLTKNLAEKIEIYRDAGVPVYLGGTLFEAFVIRGQFEDYRKVLEKYGLQFAEVSDGSISLPHDKKCEFIRILSQDVTVLSEVGSKDAAKIIPPYKWIEQMQNELDAGSWKVIGEAREGGTVGLFRDSGEVRQGLVEEILTKIPEDKIIWEAPQKEQQVWFVKLLGANVNLGNIAPNELIPLETIRLGLRGDTFDHFLGTHKI from the coding sequence ATGAACTACATTCTAAAAAATCTTCCTGTGCGTACTGAAAAACCGCGCACATCTGGCTTTACCATGGTTATGGATAAAGGTTTGAGTATCCGGGAAGTTGAAAATTTCTTAAGTGCTAATAGTGATTTTGTAGATATTGTAAAATTAGGTTGGGCTACCTCCTACCTAACCAAAAATCTTGCGGAAAAAATCGAAATCTACAGGGATGCAGGTGTACCTGTTTACCTTGGGGGCACCTTGTTTGAAGCCTTTGTAATCAGAGGTCAATTTGAGGATTATCGAAAAGTTTTGGAAAAGTACGGGTTACAATTTGCAGAGGTATCAGATGGGTCTATTAGCTTACCCCATGATAAAAAGTGTGAGTTTATCCGTATCCTTTCGCAGGATGTAACTGTTTTGTCAGAGGTTGGATCTAAAGATGCTGCCAAAATCATCCCTCCGTATAAATGGATAGAGCAAATGCAAAATGAGCTTGATGCTGGTAGTTGGAAAGTTATCGGTGAAGCGAGAGAAGGAGGAACGGTAGGACTTTTCAGGGATTCTGGAGAAGTTAGACAAGGTTTAGTGGAAGAGATACTCACGAAAATCCCAGAAGATAAAATCATTTGGGAGGCTCCTCAAAAAGAGCAACAAGTTTGGTTTGTGAAACTTCTTGGCGCAAATGTCAATTTGGGAAATATTGCTCCAAACGAACTCATACCGCTCGAAACCATTCGACTTGGCTTGAGAGGAGATACCTTTGATCATTTCTTAGGAACACATAAAATTTAA
- a CDS encoding shikimate dehydrogenase family protein, with translation MRKFGLIGYPLGHSFSKKYFTAKFEREGLDTCQFDLYEIPQLSDLKMVLAENPELEGLSVTIPYKEQVIPLLDALDPACAAIGAVNCIKVNGGRLTGFNTDYIGFKDSLNAWLKGEQIQALVLGTGGASKAVKQALKDLGINYVSVSRVADAEKNQIDYQQLNQDPHYLQKHHLIINTTPLGTYPTTEQMPEINPDWITGMHKVYDLVYNPEKTFLMRSLEARGALVKNGLEMLELQAEAAWKIWN, from the coding sequence ATGAGAAAATTCGGATTGATTGGTTATCCTTTGGGACATTCTTTTTCCAAAAAATACTTCACCGCCAAGTTTGAGCGGGAAGGATTGGATACTTGTCAGTTTGATTTATATGAAATTCCTCAGCTCTCAGATTTAAAAATGGTGCTAGCTGAAAACCCTGAGTTGGAAGGCTTGAGTGTGACCATTCCTTATAAAGAACAGGTTATTCCACTGCTTGATGCATTGGATCCTGCCTGTGCGGCTATCGGGGCTGTCAACTGTATCAAAGTCAATGGTGGTAGACTTACCGGATTCAACACGGATTATATTGGGTTTAAAGATTCCTTAAATGCCTGGTTGAAAGGTGAACAAATACAAGCACTGGTCTTAGGGACAGGTGGTGCTTCCAAAGCGGTTAAACAGGCTTTGAAGGATCTCGGGATCAACTATGTCTCAGTCTCCCGAGTGGCTGATGCCGAAAAAAATCAAATCGATTATCAGCAACTCAATCAGGATCCGCATTACTTGCAGAAACACCACCTAATTATCAATACTACTCCCCTCGGTACTTATCCAACTACTGAACAAATGCCTGAAATTAATCCGGATTGGATTACGGGCATGCATAAAGTGTATGATTTGGTATATAACCCTGAGAAGACCTTTTTGATGCGCTCATTGGAAGCGCGCGGTGCATTGGTGAAAAATGGATTGGAAATGCTCGAATTACAGGCCGAAGCTGCCTGGAAAATTTGGAACTGA
- a CDS encoding DUF368 domain-containing protein, with product MSGIKNSVLLFLKGMSMGAADIVPGVSGGSIALITGIYEKLLDSIKSIDKTALQLLLKGQMNNFWTHVNGGFLLTLVAGILTSIFTLSKLITFLMEEYPIPLWSFFCGLIIISAIIILRDIKRWTIAAFVALIIGTVIAYGVTSLPPTSTPDAIWFVFIAGAIAISAMILPGISGSFLLLILGQYERILSAVSSKDVLTLAVFATGCITGLLSFSRLISWLLKNFHAITIAVLSGFMLGSINKIWPWKQVISYRMSSSGAQKPFLTENILPQNYLAVTGQESLFLHAIVAFSFGIILVLGIERAAYYINRT from the coding sequence ATGAGTGGAATCAAAAATTCTGTATTGCTCTTTTTGAAGGGAATGTCCATGGGCGCAGCAGATATAGTACCAGGTGTATCTGGTGGATCAATTGCTTTGATTACGGGCATCTACGAAAAGCTTTTGGATAGCATCAAGTCCATTGATAAAACTGCCCTTCAATTACTGCTGAAGGGACAAATGAATAATTTTTGGACTCATGTGAATGGAGGCTTCTTACTAACGTTAGTTGCCGGTATTCTCACGAGTATTTTTACCTTGTCCAAGCTGATTACCTTTTTGATGGAGGAGTATCCGATACCTTTGTGGTCCTTCTTTTGTGGGTTGATCATTATCTCCGCGATTATAATTCTTAGGGATATCAAACGGTGGACCATTGCCGCATTCGTTGCATTGATTATCGGTACGGTGATTGCCTATGGTGTGACAAGCTTACCTCCGACAAGTACTCCGGATGCAATTTGGTTTGTATTTATTGCAGGAGCAATTGCAATCAGTGCAATGATTTTACCAGGTATATCGGGTAGTTTTCTTTTGTTGATTCTGGGACAATACGAGCGGATTTTAAGTGCAGTTTCTTCCAAAGATGTACTTACTTTGGCTGTTTTCGCTACTGGTTGCATCACTGGATTGTTGTCCTTTAGTCGTTTAATTTCTTGGCTTCTGAAAAATTTTCACGCAATCACCATCGCTGTTTTATCTGGTTTTATGCTGGGATCTATTAATAAAATCTGGCCATGGAAACAGGTGATTTCTTATAGAATGTCTTCTTCAGGAGCCCAAAAACCTTTCCTAACAGAAAATATACTTCCTCAAAATTACCTAGCAGTTACTGGTCAGGAATCCTTATTTTTGCATGCAATCGTAGCCTTCTCTTTTGGAATCATCCTAGTATTGGGTATCGAACGAGCTGCTTATTATATCAACAGAACATGA
- a CDS encoding pyridoxal-dependent decarboxylase, with protein MYWKKLSHEQVKARVFDALEQNLDYRGDRPILGIPGTYLDTSEFYPDAPFLQDAPYMSAMVRNPNHIGVHTLSEESVLEVFEGTQKIERELIKLTAEEIFNGDPNATDGYVATGGTEANIQAMWVYRNYFQKEFGARLGEIGLVYSQDAHYSMPKGANILGLTNIILDVDTDSREILKSSLEEKFKLATEQGIKYFIVIANLSTTMFGSVDDIDMLGDFFTNMNVPFKIHVDAAYGGFIYPFTNSTSRFTFQNPYMNSITADGHKMLQTPYGTGLFLIRKGFFEYVKTDEAKYIPGKDYTVSGSRSGANAISMWMLLQIHGSEGWKYKMETLCDRTERICKKLEKMGVEYFRNPYLNIIAIKATYMSAELAHKYYLVANAYDRKAEWFKIVVMPHVKQGTIDAFLMELEGELKSLN; from the coding sequence ATGTACTGGAAAAAATTATCCCATGAACAAGTAAAGGCGCGTGTTTTTGATGCCTTAGAGCAAAATTTAGATTACAGAGGTGACCGTCCCATCTTGGGTATCCCGGGGACCTATTTGGATACTTCCGAATTTTATCCGGATGCGCCTTTTTTGCAAGATGCTCCCTATATGTCAGCGATGGTGAGGAATCCTAATCATATAGGAGTGCACACCCTTAGTGAGGAGTCTGTATTGGAGGTCTTTGAAGGCACACAAAAAATTGAGCGAGAGCTGATCAAGCTGACAGCAGAGGAGATTTTCAATGGTGATCCCAATGCGACGGATGGATACGTTGCAACAGGGGGTACGGAAGCAAACATTCAGGCAATGTGGGTGTACCGCAATTATTTCCAAAAAGAATTTGGGGCAAGACTTGGTGAGATTGGTTTGGTTTACTCCCAAGATGCGCATTATTCCATGCCGAAAGGAGCAAATATTCTCGGTTTAACAAATATCATCTTGGATGTGGATACTGATTCACGGGAGATTTTGAAAAGCTCTCTGGAAGAAAAATTCAAGCTGGCAACCGAACAAGGGATCAAATACTTCATCGTCATCGCCAATCTTTCAACGACCATGTTTGGGTCGGTAGATGACATTGATATGCTAGGGGACTTTTTTACCAACATGAATGTACCCTTCAAAATTCATGTGGACGCAGCCTATGGAGGCTTTATTTATCCTTTTACCAACTCTACTAGTCGTTTTACATTTCAGAATCCGTACATGAATTCCATCACGGCCGATGGGCACAAGATGCTTCAGACGCCCTACGGAACAGGCTTATTTTTGATTAGGAAAGGTTTCTTTGAATATGTCAAGACGGATGAAGCAAAGTATATTCCAGGCAAGGACTATACTGTGAGTGGAAGTCGCTCTGGGGCAAATGCCATTTCCATGTGGATGTTGTTACAAATCCATGGTTCGGAGGGCTGGAAATACAAAATGGAAACGCTCTGCGATCGTACAGAACGAATCTGCAAAAAACTGGAAAAGATGGGAGTGGAATATTTTCGCAACCCATACCTCAACATCATTGCTATCAAGGCTACCTATATGTCTGCTGAATTGGCCCATAAATATTATTTAGTGGCAAATGCCTATGATAGGAAAGCAGAATGGTTCAAGATTGTGGTGATGCCTCATGTGAAACAAGGCACCATCGATGCGTTTTTGATGGAGCTTGAGGGAGAACTGAAATCTTTGAATTAA